The following are encoded in a window of Colletotrichum lupini chromosome 3, complete sequence genomic DNA:
- a CDS encoding cutinase, producing the protein MRVKTSTALTGILAATAATAQNATSTCATGVYIIVARGSNEAPGSGRIGSVANGTFAAIPGSQIAPLDYPATFDNYSTSVAAGAVALNAALTSYNARCPNSKVALLGYSQVSSRLIAVILFGDPTHNVSASWNKGTSKRNGLFPRENVTKCEAYASKIESYCDTGDIYCDLGNNTAVHGSYFANYTDDAVEFIWAQYNASKSSNGSSPTATPTTVPGSGAADSAPGLLMSLAGLSMLAAFIL; encoded by the exons ATGAGAGTTAAGACTAGCACCGCCCTCACCGGCATTCtcgccgccaccgccgccacGGCGCAAAACGCAACGAGCACCTGCGCGACCGGCGTGTACATCATCGTGGCCCGCGGCAGCAACGAAGCTCCCGGATCCGGCAGAATCGGCAGCGTCGCCAATGGCACTTTCGCAGCCATTCCCGGGTCCCAGATCGCGCCGCTCGACTACCCGGCGACGTTTGACAACTACTCGACCTCCGTCGCAGCCGGCGCCGTGGCTTTGAACGCCGCGTTGACCTCGTACAACGCACGGTGCCCGAACTCCAAGGTTGCGCTGTTGGGATACTCTCAGGTAAGCTCACGCC TCATCGCCGTGATTCTCTTCGGAGACCCAACCCACAACGTCAGCGCAAGCTGGAACAAGGGCACGAGCAAGCGCAATGGA CTCTTCCCCCGTGAGAATGTGACCAAGTGCGAGGCATACGCGTCCAAGATCGAGTCGTACTGCGACACGGGAGATATCTACTGCGATCTCGGTAACAACACCGCCGTTCACGGTTCATACTTTGCCAACTACACCGACGATGCAGTTGAGTTCATCTGGGCACAGTACAACGCGTCCAAGTCATCCAACGGTTCATCGCCGACTGCCACCCCCACCACGGTTCCGGGATCCGGAGCTGCCGACTCCGCTCCGGGCCTGCTGATGTCCCTGGCTGGTTTATCTATGCTGGCGGCTTTCATCTTGTAA
- a CDS encoding elongation factor 1-gamma — protein sequence MSFGKLYTYPKAPRSTMVLFVAKYNKLDVEICNAFPIKVYPEKGGVGEEYLSKFHTGKVPALETADGFTDPNTKLCGSGLKEETTVLRWASFTNYELLPPIMAWIGPIIGRAPSSPEILKTCEEACEVTIRAIEKEITGKNYLVGDTLTLADLFVVSGLARGYQYVFTKSWAEKHPVVHEYYMHVRNDKDGIFDSILGSNIIRDEPGGTYPDYDGL from the exons ATGTCTTTCGGCAAGCTCTACACGTATCCCAAAGCGCCTCGATCTACGATGGTGCTCTTCGTTGCCAAGTATAATAAACTCGACGTCGAAATTTGCAACGCATTCCCGATCAAAGTATACCCGGAAAAGGGCGGCGTCGGTGAAGAATATCTCTCCAAGTTCCACACTGGAAAAGTCCCCGCGCTGGAGACCGCCGATGGCTTTACT GATCCAAACACAAAGCTGTGTGGATCTGGATTGAAGGAGGAGACAACTGTCCTTCGGTGGGCATCATTCACGAACTATGAGCTCCTGCCACCCATTATGGCATGGATAGGACCCATCATCGGACGGGCACCTAGCAGTCCTGAGATTCTCAAGACTTGTGAGGAGGCCTGTGAGGTGACCATTCGTGCCATCGAGAAGGAGATCACAGGGAAGAATTATCTCGTTGGAGATACGTTGACGCTTGCCGACCTCTTCGTCGTTTCTGGTCTCGCAAGAGGCTACCAATAT GTCTTTACCAAAAGCTGGGCGGAAAAGCATCCTGTGGTACACGAGTATTATATGCACGTCCGTAACGACAAAGATGGAATATTCGATAGCATACTCGGATCTAACATCATTCGTGACGAGCCTGGTGGTACTTATCCTGACTATGATGGCCTTTGA